Within the Senegalia massiliensis genome, the region CTATTTAAAAATAGTTTACTCTTGGATTTATAACGGTTTTATCCGAATTCTTTTTTAAAGAATTAAGCTTAAGAGTAGCTTCTATACATTCTTATCAAGTATTTTCACCAAACATACTCTCTCTAAAGATAATTATATATATACTTTTCTCCATCATAGCTATTAATATGTTTTTATATTAATTATAAGAATTATTAATATGTTTGTCAACATTACATACTACTTATTTTCTGGATAGTATGGGTTAAAATGATTTTTAAAGTAGTTGTTATCGGTATTGCTAGTAGCATCCCAATAATACCAAATAAATTTCCTGCTATAAGTAAAGCTATAATTATCACAACTGGATGAAGCCCTACTTTATCTCCCATTATTTTAGGTTGTAAAATATTACCTTCAACTTGTTGTATAATTACAAATAAAATTAAAACCCATAATGCTTTAATTGGAGTATCTAATAGTGCAAATAACATGGCAAGAGCTCCACCTATTATTGGTCCAAAATATGGTATAACATTAGTAACTCCTCCAATAAGACCTATTGTAAATGCATAATTCACATCTAATATAAGTAATCCTACAGCAGTTAAAGTACCTACAAATATTGCTATCATTAATTGACCTCTAATAAAATTACCTAAAGAATAATCTATTTCACGAGATAAGCTTACAATATTAGTTCTATACTTATTTGGTATAGTTAAGACAATATTCTTTTTGAAATATTCTTTATCCTTAACTAGATAAAATACAATTATAGGAATTAGTACAACATTTAAAGCTTTAGAGAAGAAAGACATTATAAAATCCATAGTTCCTTTTGCAGTATTTACTAAAATACTTTGAACCTTTGATATGTTATCTTCTATACTACTTTTTATTTGATCTAATCCAAATGGTAAATCCTCAATATTTTTATAATAATTATTATATATATTATTTACAAAGTCACTAACTTCATCTGAATATTTTGGTAATAATTCAATTAAGTTTTTAACCTCTTTAAATATTGCTGGGAAAATTAGTACTGAAATCATATAAATAATCCCTAGAATTATTAGATAAACTAATAATATACCAAATCCTCTTTTAATTTTCTTTTTTTCTAAAAAATTAATTATAGGATTTATAATATATGCAAGTGCTATAGATATAAATACTGTAATTAATATACTTCTAAGTCCACTAATATTTAACATAAAATAAAAAATAATTATAAATAATAATAATAAACTTAATCCAGCAATTCGTTTTTTACTTATATGTATACCATCTTTTTCATCTAAATATTTGTTACCAAATCTAATTAAAAAGTAAGCTGAAAAAGATAGTAATATTATAATTGATATTTCTTTTAAAACATTTAAAATAAAATTAAAGTCCATATTTACATTCCCCCTATATCTATCAAGGCAGCTAAAGCTGCCTTGATTTATTTAAAACATATTCATAAACATTTTTCTGGTATTTTTCATCATTTTTCTTCTTTGTCTAGGATTCATCCTAGCTGATGCATACATTCCTGCAGCAGATAGAATCGAACCTGCAATTATACCATTCATGAATCTTCTATTCATATTATCACCTCAATATTAGTTTGTGCTAAATTACAAATCTAACTCAAGAAGTTTTTTGTAATAAACTTTGTTTTTTTCATATTCATCCTTAAATTGTTTATCTAATATTAAAGTATTTTCAATTATTTTCATATTATTCATACATGGTATAATATTTCTACCTTCAAAAATATCTTGTATTATTCCATCAGTAAGAACAAAACCTACTAAATTACCATTTTTTTTATTAAATATTATATCATTTATATATCCTAAAATTTCTCCATCTTTTATTATTACTTTTAATCCAATAAATTGAATATTTTCTTTGGCAGCTTTTTCTATTTCAGGAAACTCTTTTAATTTTTCTACTACGTCTTTTTTATCTATGGCTATAAAATCTTTTCCAATATTAAATATATTTTTATATCTTATTATTTTTCCTTCTTTAAATATACCTTCATCTGAAACTAAAAGTGCTAATATTTTAAGTTTTTTTTTAGAAAAAATTATATCTTTTATATTAGCTATTTTTTCTCCTGTAGTATTATCAATTACACTTAATCTCATTATTTCTTTGGTGCTTTTCAATATTACACCTCGCTTTGGTATGTATTTTATATTATTATTTATATACTTATTATTCCTTTTAAAACTTTTTTTATTATTTTATTTTATAAAAAAAGCTACTGTTAACAGTAGCTTAATGATGGTGTTCTTTTGGTTTAAAGTCCTTCAATGCTTCTATTTCTATTCCACTTTTTTCAGAATAATCTTTTAAAGCAGCTTTTATAGCTTCTTCAGCAAGTACTGAACAATGCATTTTTACTGGAGGTAATCCATCTAAAGCCTCAGCAACTGCTCTATTAGTTATTTTTAAAGCATCTTCTATCGTTTTACCTTTTATAAGTTCTGTTGCCATACTTGATGATGCTATTGCAGACCCACATCCAAATGTTTTAAATTTTATATCAACTATTTTATCATTTTCTATTTTAAGATACATTCTCATAATATCTCCACATTTAGCATTACCTACTTCACCTATGCCATCTGCATCTTTAATTTCTCCTACATTTCTAGGATTAGTAAAATGATCCATAACCTTTTCTGAATACATTATTTGTCCTCCTTTAATTTATCATATAACGGTGACATAGCTCTTAATCTATCTACTATTTTTTTTAGATTTTCTACAACATAATCTATTTCATCTTCATTATTAAAATCTCCTAATGAAAGTCTTAATGATCCATGAGCTATTTCATGTGGTAAACCCATAGCAAGGAGTACATGTGAAGGATCAAGTGAACCAGAAGTACATGCAGAACCACTAGATGCCGCAATTCCTACCATATCCAAACTCAAAAGTAATGCTTCGCCCTCAATAAATTCTAAAGATACATTCACATTACCAGGTAACCTTTTTTCAGGATGACCATTTAATTTCACATGACTTATATTATCCATTATATTTTTTATTAATTTATTTCTTAATAATATTAATTTTTCATTATGAGATTCTAAATTCTCGTATGCAATTTCTAATGCTTTTGTAAGTCCTACAATATTTGCTATACTTTCAGTACCTGCTCTTCTATTTCTTTCTTGAGCTCCTCCATGTATATATGGATGAATTTTCACATTTTTTCTTATATATAATGCTCCTACACCTTTTGGACCATAAAATTTATGTGCTGATAAAGATAATAAATCTATA harbors:
- the nifU gene encoding Fe-S cluster assembly scaffold protein NifU, with protein sequence MMYSEKVMDHFTNPRNVGEIKDADGIGEVGNAKCGDIMRMYLKIENDKIVDIKFKTFGCGSAIASSSMATELIKGKTIEDALKITNRAVAEALDGLPPVKMHCSVLAEEAIKAALKDYSEKSGIEIEALKDFKPKEHHH
- a CDS encoding AI-2E family transporter: MDFNFILNVLKEISIIILLSFSAYFLIRFGNKYLDEKDGIHISKKRIAGLSLLLLFIIIFYFMLNISGLRSILITVFISIALAYIINPIINFLEKKKIKRGFGILLVYLIILGIIYMISVLIFPAIFKEVKNLIELLPKYSDEVSDFVNNIYNNYYKNIEDLPFGLDQIKSSIEDNISKVQSILVNTAKGTMDFIMSFFSKALNVVLIPIIVFYLVKDKEYFKKNIVLTIPNKYRTNIVSLSREIDYSLGNFIRGQLMIAIFVGTLTAVGLLILDVNYAFTIGLIGGVTNVIPYFGPIIGGALAMLFALLDTPIKALWVLILFVIIQQVEGNILQPKIMGDKVGLHPVVIIIALLIAGNLFGIIGMLLAIPITTTLKIILTHTIQKISSM
- the nifS gene encoding cysteine desulfurase NifS; this translates as MDNAATTPVKKEVLDSMIPYFTGFYGNPSSIYKKGREAKKALDESREKVAKILGANSREIYFTSGGSESDNWAIKGVAFGNKDKGNHIITTKIEHHAVLHTCEYLERNGFEITYLDVDEYGMINLEDLKNAITDKTILISVIYANNEVGTIQPISEIGKIAKQNNIYFHTDAVQAIGNIKIDVDDLNIDLLSLSAHKFYGPKGVGALYIRKNVKIHPYIHGGAQERNRRAGTESIANIVGLTKALEIAYENLESHNEKLILLRNKLIKNIMDNISHVKLNGHPEKRLPGNVNVSLEFIEGEALLLSLDMVGIAASSGSACTSGSLDPSHVLLAMGLPHEIAHGSLRLSLGDFNNEDEIDYVVENLKKIVDRLRAMSPLYDKLKEDK
- a CDS encoding PRC-barrel domain-containing protein, translated to MRLSVIDNTTGEKIANIKDIIFSKKKLKILALLVSDEGIFKEGKIIRYKNIFNIGKDFIAIDKKDVVEKLKEFPEIEKAAKENIQFIGLKVIIKDGEILGYINDIIFNKKNGNLVGFVLTDGIIQDIFEGRNIIPCMNNMKIIENTLILDKQFKDEYEKNKVYYKKLLELDL